The window AGCCCGATGCAAAACGGAAAATCGAAAGGGAACAACCAACTGGACGTGGGTCTATCAGGCCTCGGCTCCGAACTCTACGTAACCAAGGGGACATTTTTGCTGCACAGTTGAGGGGACATATTGCCTAAGTATAAACAGACGGGGAAAGGGACGGATTTACTTGTCAGCGCTCGCCTGACGCAGCGCATCGGCCTCGAAAACGCGATTCGCGGCATCGGGCGCCAGCGCCAGATTCACCAGCGCCGCGGCCAGTTCAGAGCCGGAGAGCGAGGAAAATTTGTTTTGCAACTTTTTCAAGCCCACGGCGCCGGCCGCGGTCAACAGGCCGTCGAAGATCGTGGCGCCGGCCCGTTCCGACGGCCGGGACTCCTCGCGATCCGGGCCGCTGATGAACGCCGGCCGCGCGATGACGAACGGCAATCCGCTGGCCTGCAATTCGGTTTCCAGCCGCCAGCGCGCCTGGTAATAGCCGCCGCGCGCCTTGGGTCCGACGCCGATCGCCGAGAGATAAACGAAGCGCGGGGTGATTCCCGCGGTTTTGGCGGCGCGCAGCAAAAGGGCGGTCAGCCCGTAATCGACGGCGTCGTAGCTGCCGGTTTGCGGATCGACCCCGCGGCTTTTCAGGTTCTTCATGCGGGCGCGGGTGGTGCCCAGCAGGGCGAAAATGACGGTCGGCCGCCGCCGCGCCAGGGTCGCGGTCATGGCGGTTTCGTTCCAGGGGGTTTCGTCGACCGTCGCGCCAAGCGCCGCGAAACGTTCGCGCCATTCGGTCAGGCGGTCGGAATCAGGACGGACATGAGCGATCGCGGAAATGCCGCGCGCGGCGAGCCGGCGCACGACTTCACGCCCGGTATAGCCGGTAGCGCCGGCGATAAAAGCGGTTTCGGTCGACGATGACGGCACGGGAAAACCTCGGCCTTTATTCCTGGCCTTCCGCCGGTTCTTCCCCCGGTTTTTCGCCGCCGTTCTTGTTCACTTTCTTCACCTTGATCGCGACATCTTTCACGCCGTCGACGCCCTTGAATTTCGCCTCGCCGTCGTAAATGCCCAGGTCTTTGAAGACGCCGCGCCGCTTCAGTTCGTCGGAAAGGTATTTGAACCCGAGCACCTTGAATTTGCCCTGGGTCTCGATGATGAAGTTGATCTCGCTGGTGAATTCCTTGTCGTTGTCGGGCATCTTGAAGTAGACCATCGTGCCGCGATAAACCTTCACCGCTTCTTTCGAGGCGATCTCGCGGCCCGGCGTGTAGCGGGTCATTTCCAGTTTCTGGCCCATGAACGCCTTGTTCTTTTCCATGAAAGCCCGCTTGCCGACCTGAAAATAGCCCTGCCAGTACTGGCGGCCCTTGCCGCTTTGCAGCGCGGCCAGGTCGTCCGGCGAAAGCATGAGATCCTTGAGCAGATTGGGATCTTTCTTTTCGATGGCCTCGAGATAGGTTTTCACCAGGTCGTCCATGCTGGTAAACCCGGTCACGAAACCGGCGGCGACCGGCTTGCTTTCCTTGCCGCCGCAGCTCGAGCAACCGGCCAGAGCCGCTAGCAGCCAGAGAATCGTCAATGCCAACCCGACTCGACGCATTTTTCTATCCTCATCCCTTGGAATTTTTCCTTAAATCGGACTAAAACTAGCCGATGTCGCCGGGTGTTGCAACTGAGGATTTGCGACCGGGCGCCGGATTGGCCCCCCGGGCCGTTTGCCTTGACAGATACCGGCTCCGTTGATACCTTTCAGCGCCCATAATAACCCATTTTCGGGGGTTTCGCGTTGTACGACCCGACTCAATGGCCCCAAGTTGGCCCGACTTTCGCCGCCCTCAATCAGGCCCTGGAGCGCACCGGCCTGATCCATCCGACCGTCACCGCGCCGCTCATCGCCGTTTTGCTGTTGATCGGCCTGTGGATCGTTATCCGCCTGGTGCGGCATCGCCGTGCCGCCGCGCCGGAGGCGGTTGCCGCGGCTGAAAAGGCGGTTGTCGCCGAACCGGAGGAAATCGAGGAGTCGGAAGAACCGGAACTCAGCGACGCCGAAATCGAAGCGGAACTGTTGGCCGAGGAAGAAGCGCCCGGCGAGGCGGCCGTCGAGGAAGTCGCCGCGGAACCGGAGCGTGAACCGCAACCGGTGGCCGGCCCGAAAAAGGCCGAATCCATTGAAGACGTGGCGGATGCGGTCGAGGAAGAGCTGGAAATCGTCCTGGATTCGGACGGTGAAATCGAGGCCATCGATGCGTTCGAATCCGCCGGCGCGGCCGCCGAGGAAATCGAGGAAATCGAGGTAGTCCCGGTTCCGGCCAAACGGAAAAAGGGCGTCGAAGAGGAACCCGAACCCAAGCTCAGCCTGTTCGCCCGGTTGCGCCGCGGGTTGTCGAAAACCGCCGGCGGCCTGGTCGGCCGGATCGACAAACTGATCAGCGGCCGCAAAATCGACGCCGATTTTTTCGCCGAACTCGAGGAAATTCTCTTCACCGCCGACCTGGGCCCGATGACCGCCGAAAAGCTGCTCACGGCGCTCGAAACGCGGGCGCGCGAGGAAAAGATACAGGATGCCGCCGCGATCCGCGACATTCTCAAGGACGAAATCCGCAAAATCCTGGAACCGCACCAGCGGCCGCTGGAATTCGACGCCGCCAAGCCGTACGTCATCATGGTGGTGGGCGTCAACGGCGTGGGAAAAACCACGACCATCGGCAAGCTGGCCAAGATGATCACCACCAGCGGCAAAACGGTGATCATGGGCGCGGCCGACACCTTCCGCGCGGCGGCCGACGAGCAGTTGACCATCTGGGCCGAGCGCGTCGGCGCCGATATCGTCCGCCAGAAGGCCGGTTCCGACCCGGCGGCGGTGGCGTTCGATTCGGTACAGGCGGCGGTCAACCGGAGCGTCGACGTGGTGATCGTCGACACGGCAGGCCGGTTGCACACCAAGCACAACCTGATGGAAGAGCTGAAAAAGGTGAAGCGCGTGATGGCCAAGGTGCAGCCCGAGGAGCCGCACGAGGTGCTGCTGATTCTCGACGCGAACACCGGCCAGAACGCGATTTCGCAGGCCAAATCCTTCCACGAGTCGCTGGGCCTGACCGGCATCATCCTGACCAAGCTGGACGGCACGGCCAAGGGCGGCTGCATCGTCGGCATTTGCGACGAATTGGCCGTTCCGGTACGATATATCGGCATCGGCGAACGGATGGACGACCTGCGGCCGTTCGAGGCGCGCGATTTCGTCGAGGCGTTGTTCGAAACCGCGGAGGATTGAAACTCTCGTGTCCGGCACCGGCAAGGAATATCGCAAAGGCGATCCGCTGCGCGGCGCGGCGATTCTCATGCTCACCTGCGAGCTGCGGGGCATCACCGGTCTGGCGGCGCGGCGGTTGATCGGGGCGACCTTGATCGATCTGGGCGTGGACGAGGAAAACGCGCGCCGGTATCTCGAACAGCATCGCGGAGAGCTGGCCGCGCTCTTGCGGGAAGCCAGCAACGGCTGAACGGCCCCGACGGCTTTTTACCCCAACAACAGATAGATCACCGACACCCCGGCGGCGAGCACCAGCAGCGTCGAGACCGCGCCGAACCGCAAATATTCCCAAAAACCGAGGTGGTAAACGTCCTTGGCCTGTTCGGCGACGATGATGTTCGCCACCGAACCGATCAGCGTCAGGTTGCCGGCGATCGTGGTCGTGAAGGCCAAGAGCACCCAGCCCAGCGACGTGGCGCCCAGGTTGCCCAAGTAAGGGCCGGTCAATAGCACCATCGGCACGTTCGAGACCAGGTTGGACCCAAGGGTCATCAGTAGGCTGAACCAGGCCAGGCCGCCGGCGTTGTTGAGAGCCAGGTGCGGCGCCGCCGCCGGCCAGATTCGCTCCATGAGCCCGGTTTTCGCCAGGCCGGCCACGACGATGAACAAGCCGCAGAAAAACACCAGCAACGGCCAATCGACGCGGGAAAAAACCTCGCGCGAATCGCGTCGTTCGTAAATCATCAGCACCAGCGCCCCCGCCACGGCGGTGTAGCCCAGATGGAACCCGGCGAAAAATCCGGCGATCACCGCCGCGGCCACCCCCATCACAATGGCCAGCCGGCGGCGGTTGATCTTTACCGGCGGCGTTTCGTTCGCCAGCGTCGCGGGCAGGCGGCGCGCGTAATAAAGGCGCAGCAGCCCGATGTTGATGAGCAGTCCCAGCACGGCCGCCGGCGCGGAATAAGCCAGAAAAGCGACGAAGTGCATGCCGCTCAGGCTGCCGATGATCATGTTTTGCGGGTTGCCGACGAGCGTCGCGGCGCTGCCGATGTTGGCCGAGGTCGCCAGCGCGATCAGGTACGGCCCGAGCGGCAGTCGCGATTTCCGGCAAACCGCCAGCAGGACCGGCGTATAAAACAGGCAGACGGCGTCGTTGACCAGAAAGGCCGACAGCAAAGCGGAGGTCGCGGCCGTCGCCCACAGCAATTGCCAGGGAGTGCCGAACGACCCGAGAATCCATTGGGCGATCCAATCGAAAAAGCCGACCCGTTCCAGGTAGACCGTCAGCAGCATCATCCCGAAGAGCAGCACGATCGTATCGTGGTTGACCGCCGCGTAGCTTTCCTGCGGCGACAGCGCCCCGACCGCGATCATCAGCACCGCGCCCAACAGCGCGCCGGCCGGCCGGCCGATGGGCAGCGCCCGAAGCCGTCGCGAGGCGATCAGCAGGTAGGTCAGGATGAAGATGCCGTAGATGACGAAATTCATCTCGCCGTTTTTTCTCCTTCGGCGGCGCTTCCCGCCGCGAAATCAGCTTGCTTTATTCCGGCGACGTAAATTTGGCAAGGGCGCCGGATATTCCGGGGCGACGGTCGGCAATGAAAGGCGGCGGTTATTCCAGCCGGTTGATGATGCGGCCGTTGGCGAGGTCGGCGTCATAGGGCGAAAAGGCGACATCCACTCGGTCGCCCAGCAGAATCCGCAGGCGCGGTTTGCGCAATTTCCCGGCGGTCCGCACGATGACTTCCTTGTTTTGTTCTTCGAGGAAGACGCGAAACATGGCGTTGGGCAAAGCCTCGACGACCTTGGCTTGCAAGGTATAACTGTCATCAGCCATGGCCGATTCCTCCTTTGACGGATCCAGCGGGAAAGGTCGCTTTGGACGGCGGCCACATGCTACCCTTGCCGTTTTGACGGCGTCAAGAAAAAACGGGGGCTGGAAAAAAGCGCCGGATTACGCTTCGCCGTAAGTCGCCAACAGGGTGTGGCAACGTTCCATGACGCGTTCGACGTTTTGATTCAGGGAATCGAGATTCTCGGCTTCATCCCCCGCCTTGGCGGACAATTCGCGCAGATCGCGCAACATCGACCAGTTGGCCAGCAGGCTCTTGCGCAGGGAACGCAGTTCCTGCATCTCGATCGTCAGCGACCAGACGAACTCATCCAGCACCAGATCGATGACGGCCAGGGTGTAATTCACCTGGACGGCCAGATCCGGGCATTGCTTGACCCATTGCCGGAACGGCCGCATCTGGCAACAGGCGGAATCGTGAAGGTTGGCCAGATAAATCGCCTGATCGACGATCTGGCGCAGATGAAAATGCTGGTCGGCCGATTGCAGACCGCCCTGCAGCAACAAATCCAGCGATTTTTGGATGAAAAAAGCCTCGTTCCGCGCCTCGCCGGTCGCTTTTTCGGCGAATTGATACAAGCAGGCATTTAAATACTGAGCGGCGGCGAAAATTCCGTACTCGTGGGAGACGACCTCTTGAAAATTCAAGCTATGCCTCTTCCCGTTATGTTGGACCGCGATGGTAAATAATGGCAAATCCTACCATGAATCAACAATCTACTGCAATTCGCCATCCGCCGGCGCTCCCAGGTCGCCCGCGAGGCCCTGGACTAGGGCGACGGCGGCGAGGGCGGCGGTTTCGGCGCGTAAAATGCGCGGCCCCAGGCGCGCGGTCCGCCAGCCGCCCGCGGTCAGTTCCTCGAGTTCGTCGGCCGCGAGTCCGCCTTCCGGCCCGCTTAACAGGCAGACGGGTAAAACCCGGTCGAGCGGCAAGAAGGCCGCCAGGGGTCGGGCGGCGGTGGCATCGAGGGCGAGGCGCAGCGGACGGTCCGCCGTCAAGGCGATCGCCGCGCCGCAAGAGTCGGCATATCGCAAGGAAGGTTCGACCGTGCGGCCGCATTGCGCGCAGGCCCCGCGCACGACCTCGCGCAGGCGGCGCAGCTTGTGCTCGACCGCGTCCGCCGACCAATGAACCACCGAACGGCGGGCGGCGAAGACGACCAGCGCCGCAACGCCCAACTCGACGGATTTTTGGGCGATCCATTCCGGTTTTTCGCCCTTCGACAGCGCGAAAGCGAGCGTCAACGGCAACGGCGATTCCCGCCGGACCGTCCGCACCTCGCCGACCTCGACCCGCACCCGGTCGCCGTCGCGCGAAACGACGACCGCCTCGGCCTCGCGGCCTTGCCCGTCGAAGAGGCGGATTTTTTCGCCGGGGCGGACCCGCAAGACGCGGTTCAGATGATGCGCCACCGGGCCGGACAGCAACAGCGGGCCGGTTTCCAGAGGCGCGGCCGGGTGGCGGCTCAGGCGCGGATCAGTTCCAGCAGGCACCATTCGTCTTGTTCTTCCTCGAAACGAAGTTGCATCCCCAGTTCGTCGTAGACCGCCAGGACGTCGCGCTTGAACTCGGCCAGCACGCCCGTCAGCGCCAGTTGCCCTTGCGGATCGGTCAGCCGCGTCAGGTCGGCGGCCAGTTCGATCAGGGCCGGCGCGGTGATGTTGGCGATGACCAGATCGTACGGGCCGCCGATGGCGGCAAGCGGCTTGCCGGTGAATTCGCAGCGGTCGGCCAGGCCGTTGAGTTCGGCGTTTTCGCGCGCGGACTGGACGGCCACCTCGTCGATGTCGGTGCCGACGGCGTAACAGGCGCCGTGCAGCAGCGCGACCAGGGCGAGGATGCCCGTGCCGGTGCCGACGTCCAGCACGCGGCAGGCGGGCCGCTCCAGGCAGGCGCGTTCGATGCTGCGGGCCGCCAGTTGCGTCGTGGCGTGAGTGCCGAATCCGAAGGCCATTTTCGGTTCGATGATCAACCGCCGGGCGCCCGGCGGCGCGGGCGTGTCGTCCCAGGAGGGTTGCACGACCAGGCGTGGGGTAATGGCCGTTTGCCGGAAATGCTGCATCCAGGAAGTGGCCCACTCGTCGTTGGGCCGTTCGTCGATCCGGATCGTCACCGCCGCGGCGGCGGGGTCGAATTCGCGCACGCCCGCGACGAAGCGTTCGGCCAGCGAGGCGTACTGTTCGATCTGGCGGCGGTCCTCGCCGTAGGTCAGCAGGCAGAGGCGATCGCCGGAAGGCTGTTCCTCGAGGCCGCGCAGCCCGAAGTCGAACAGATGGGCGGCGATGGCGTCGGCCAGATAGGCGGGCGCCTCGATTTTCAGCACGTAGAGGAAGCTGCCGGCTTTTCCCTCGTTCATCGATCCTTCCTGGCCGCATCCTGCGGTGAGAAAACGGGCAGATCGTACCCCGGTTTGCCGACCGGCCGGCCGCCCCACCACGCGTCGCAGCGATCGGCCATTTCGTTCATCCGATCCTCGATCAGCCGGCGCAAGCGCTCGCATTCGGTTTCGTCGGCGTCGGCCGGCACGAAAACCGGTTCGCCGTGCAAGACGACGATTTTGGTGAACGGTACCGGTAAAAAGTAACGATCCCACGAGTGGAAAACAATCCGCCGTTTGGCGCCGTACATCATCGGAATGATCGGCAGGCCGGTGGCGCGGGCCAGGACGATCGAGCCCATCTTCAACCGGCGCGGCGGTCCGACCGGCCCGTCGGCCATCATGCCGCCTTTCTCGCCGCCCTCTTTCAGTTTGTCGATCAGCGCCCGCAGCGCTTCGTGCCCGCCGCGGGTGCCGCTGCCGCGCACCGAGCGGAAGCCCAGGCGCCAGGCGATCCCGTTGGCGTACTCGCCGTCCTTGCTCTGGCTGATCATCATCGTCACGTGGCGCGCGCCGA is drawn from Myxococcales bacterium and contains these coding sequences:
- the ftsY gene encoding signal recognition particle-docking protein FtsY, which translates into the protein MLIGLWIVIRLVRHRRAAAPEAVAAAEKAVVAEPEEIEESEEPELSDAEIEAELLAEEEAPGEAAVEEVAAEPEREPQPVAGPKKAESIEDVADAVEEELEIVLDSDGEIEAIDAFESAGAAAEEIEEIEVVPVPAKRKKGVEEEPEPKLSLFARLRRGLSKTAGGLVGRIDKLISGRKIDADFFAELEEILFTADLGPMTAEKLLTALETRAREEKIQDAAAIRDILKDEIRKILEPHQRPLEFDAAKPYVIMVVGVNGVGKTTTIGKLAKMITTSGKTVIMGAADTFRAAADEQLTIWAERVGADIVRQKAGSDPAAVAFDSVQAAVNRSVDVVIVDTAGRLHTKHNLMEELKKVKRVMAKVQPEEPHEVLLILDANTGQNAISQAKSFHESLGLTGIILTKLDGTAKGGCIVGICDELAVPVRYIGIGERMDDLRPFEARDFVEALFETAED
- the infA gene encoding translation initiation factor IF-1, with translation MADDSYTLQAKVVEALPNAMFRVFLEEQNKEVIVRTAGKLRKPRLRILLGDRVDVAFSPYDADLANGRIINRLE
- a CDS encoding anion transporter, translating into MNFVIYGIFILTYLLIASRRLRALPIGRPAGALLGAVLMIAVGALSPQESYAAVNHDTIVLLFGMMLLTVYLERVGFFDWIAQWILGSFGTPWQLLWATAATSALLSAFLVNDAVCLFYTPVLLAVCRKSRLPLGPYLIALATSANIGSAATLVGNPQNMIIGSLSGMHFVAFLAYSAPAAVLGLLINIGLLRLYYARRLPATLANETPPVKINRRRLAIVMGVAAAVIAGFFAGFHLGYTAVAGALVLMIYERRDSREVFSRVDWPLLVFFCGLFIVVAGLAKTGLMERIWPAAAPHLALNNAGGLAWFSLLMTLGSNLVSNVPMVLLTGPYLGNLGATSLGWVLLAFTTTIAGNLTLIGSVANIIVAEQAKDVYHLGFWEYLRFGAVSTLLVLAAGVSVIYLLLG
- a CDS encoding NAD(P)H-binding protein — encoded protein: MPSSSTETAFIAGATGYTGREVVRRLAARGISAIAHVRPDSDRLTEWRERFAALGATVDETPWNETAMTATLARRRPTVIFALLGTTRARMKNLKSRGVDPQTGSYDAVDYGLTALLLRAAKTAGITPRFVYLSAIGVGPKARGGYYQARWRLETELQASGLPFVIARPAFISGPDREESRPSERAGATIFDGLLTAAGAVGLKKLQNKFSSLSGSELAAALVNLALAPDAANRVFEADALRQASADK
- a CDS encoding 50S ribosomal protein L11 methyltransferase encodes the protein MNEGKAGSFLYVLKIEAPAYLADAIAAHLFDFGLRGLEEQPSGDRLCLLTYGEDRRQIEQYASLAERFVAGVREFDPAAAAVTIRIDERPNDEWATSWMQHFRQTAITPRLVVQPSWDDTPAPPGARRLIIEPKMAFGFGTHATTQLAARSIERACLERPACRVLDVGTGTGILALVALLHGACYAVGTDIDEVAVQSARENAELNGLADRCEFTGKPLAAIGGPYDLVIANITAPALIELAADLTRLTDPQGQLALTGVLAEFKRDVLAVYDELGMQLRFEEEQDEWCLLELIRA
- a CDS encoding lysophospholipid acyltransferase family protein; this translates as MTQVAPPSYSRVMAGPPYRYTFGERLLLRFGVPLAAWLIKIWNRSCRIVHREHEERELAAVRQYGGCIYPTWHQRMFFFFYDFGARHVTMMISQSKDGEYANGIAWRLGFRSVRGSGTRGGHEALRALIDKLKEGGEKGGMMADGPVGPPRRLKMGSIVLARATGLPIIPMMYGAKRRIVFHSWDRYFLPVPFTKIVVLHGEPVFVPADADETECERLRRLIEDRMNEMADRCDAWWGGRPVGKPGYDLPVFSPQDAARKDR
- a CDS encoding 16S rRNA (uracil(1498)-N(3))-methyltransferase, which gives rise to MPAGTDPRLSRHPAAPLETGPLLLSGPVAHHLNRVLRVRPGEKIRLFDGQGREAEAVVVSRDGDRVRVEVGEVRTVRRESPLPLTLAFALSKGEKPEWIAQKSVELGVAALVVFAARRSVVHWSADAVEHKLRRLREVVRGACAQCGRTVEPSLRYADSCGAAIALTADRPLRLALDATAARPLAAFLPLDRVLPVCLLSGPEGGLAADELEELTAGGWRTARLGPRILRAETAALAAVALVQGLAGDLGAPADGELQ